One genomic segment of Virgibacillus doumboii includes these proteins:
- a CDS encoding cysteine desulfurase: MDVKAIRQQFPALNQEVNGHPLVYLDSSATSQKPLSVIEAVDTYYRQDNSNVHRGVHTLGTRATEKYEGAREKVRRFINADSTAEVIFTRGTTTAINTVAYSYARANLKSGDEIVINQMEHHSNIIPWQQAAKATGATLKYIPLQNDGTISLDDVRETVTSNTKIVAVTHVSNVLGTINPVKEIAQIAHENNAVILVDGAQGAPHMKVDVKDLDCDFYAFSGHKMCGPTGIGVLYGKKEHLENMEPVEFGGEMIDFVNLYDSTWKELPWKFEGGTPIIAGAVGLGAAIDFLNEVGLDNIAAHEHKIAAYAMEKIRAIDGITVYGPEERAALVTFNLDDVHPHDTATVLDAEGVAVRAGHHCAQPLMKWLDVTATARASFYLYNTEEDIDRLVDGLLKTKEYFGDVF; this comes from the coding sequence ATGGATGTAAAAGCCATCCGGCAGCAATTTCCTGCATTAAACCAGGAAGTTAATGGACATCCTTTGGTATACCTTGACTCATCAGCAACATCGCAGAAGCCATTATCAGTTATTGAAGCTGTCGATACATACTATCGGCAGGACAATTCAAACGTGCACCGCGGTGTTCACACGCTGGGTACCAGAGCTACGGAGAAATATGAAGGTGCCCGCGAGAAAGTTCGGCGGTTTATCAATGCCGATAGTACCGCCGAGGTTATTTTCACACGTGGTACAACAACAGCTATTAATACAGTTGCATACAGTTATGCCAGAGCAAACCTGAAGTCAGGTGATGAAATTGTGATTAATCAGATGGAACATCACAGTAACATTATTCCCTGGCAGCAGGCTGCAAAGGCTACGGGTGCAACATTAAAATACATTCCATTACAGAATGATGGAACTATTTCCTTGGATGATGTCCGGGAAACCGTGACATCGAATACAAAAATCGTTGCGGTAACACACGTCTCCAACGTGCTTGGAACAATAAATCCGGTTAAAGAAATTGCGCAAATTGCCCATGAAAACAATGCAGTTATCCTTGTTGACGGGGCACAGGGAGCACCACATATGAAAGTTGATGTAAAAGATTTGGATTGTGACTTTTATGCATTCTCAGGTCATAAGATGTGTGGTCCAACCGGAATTGGCGTTCTATACGGCAAAAAGGAACACCTTGAAAACATGGAACCAGTAGAATTCGGCGGGGAAATGATTGATTTTGTTAACCTGTACGACTCAACCTGGAAAGAACTTCCGTGGAAATTTGAAGGTGGAACCCCTATTATAGCCGGTGCAGTCGGATTGGGTGCAGCAATCGATTTCTTAAATGAAGTTGGTTTGGATAACATAGCAGCACATGAACACAAAATCGCGGCTTATGCAATGGAAAAAATCCGTGCAATTGATGGGATAACCGTGTATGGACCGGAAGAACGGGCAGCATTGGTTACCTTTAACCTGGATGATGTTCATCCGCACGATACCGCTACAGTCCTTGATGCGGAAGGTGTTGCGGTCAGGGCAGGACATCATTGTGCACAACCGCTCATGAAGTGGCTTGATGTTACAGCAACCGCACGTGCAAGCTTCTATCTGTACAACACAGAGGAAGATATTGATCGTTTAGTCGATGGACTTTTGAAAACGAAGGAGTATTTTGGTGATGTCTTTTAA
- the sufU gene encoding Fe-S cluster assembly sulfur transfer protein SufU → MSFNNLDTLYRQVIMDHYKNPRNRGTVEGDALTVDMNNPTCGDRIQLQLQVEDGIVKDAKFTGEGCSISMSSASMMTQAIKGKKLEDALKMSKAFSQMMLGEEMDLGDIDFGDVEALQGVSKFPARIKCATLAWKAMEKGVQE, encoded by the coding sequence ATGTCTTTTAATAACCTTGATACACTATACAGACAGGTAATCATGGATCACTATAAAAATCCGAGGAACCGTGGGACTGTTGAAGGAGACGCTCTGACCGTTGATATGAACAACCCGACTTGCGGTGACCGGATTCAGCTGCAACTGCAGGTGGAAGATGGAATTGTCAAAGATGCCAAGTTTACAGGCGAAGGATGTTCCATCAGCATGTCATCCGCGTCCATGATGACCCAGGCAATCAAAGGTAAGAAGCTGGAAGATGCACTGAAGATGTCAAAAGCTTTTTCGCAAATGATGCTCGGGGAAGAAATGGATCTTGGAGATATTGATTTTGGGGATGTTGAAGCACTGCAGGGGGTTTCTAAATTTCCTGCGCGCATAAAATGTGCTACCCTTGCATGGAAAGCAATGGAAAAAGGTGTTCAGGAATAA
- the sufB gene encoding Fe-S cluster assembly protein SufB — protein MAKNMPELEEYKYGFHDKDVSVFRSGRGLTREVVEEISRMKEEPQWMLDYRLKALEQFYKMPMPQWGGDLSELNFDEIVYYVKPSERQGKTWDEVPDEIKQTFDKLGIPEAEQKYLAGVSAQYESEVVYHSLKEDLEEMGIVFKDTDTALQENEELFKQYFGKVIPASDNKFAALNSAVWSGGSFIYVPKGVKSTTPLQAYFRINSENMGQFERTLIIADEGSSVHYVEGCTAPVYTTNSLHSAVVEIFVHKDAYCRYTTIQNWANNVYNLVTKRTSVDANGTMEWIDGNIGSKLTMKYPACLLKGEGARGNTLSIAIAGKGQVQDAGAKMHHLAPNTSSTIVSKSISKQGGKVNYRGLVHFGRKADGARSNIECDTLIMDNESTSDTIPYNEINNDNISLEHEAKVSKVSEEQLFYLMSRGLGEEEATEMIVMGFIEPFTKELPMEYAVEMNRLIKMEMEGSIG, from the coding sequence ATGGCAAAAAACATGCCGGAATTGGAAGAGTATAAATATGGCTTCCATGACAAAGACGTATCCGTTTTTCGATCTGGAAGAGGACTGACTCGTGAAGTGGTTGAAGAGATTTCCAGAATGAAGGAAGAACCACAATGGATGCTGGATTATCGTTTGAAAGCATTGGAACAGTTTTATAAAATGCCAATGCCACAATGGGGCGGTGATCTTTCAGAATTGAACTTTGACGAGATCGTCTATTATGTAAAACCATCTGAAAGACAGGGTAAAACCTGGGATGAAGTACCTGACGAAATTAAACAGACATTTGATAAATTAGGTATCCCTGAAGCGGAGCAAAAATATCTTGCTGGTGTATCCGCACAATATGAATCTGAAGTTGTATACCACAGCCTGAAAGAAGACCTGGAAGAGATGGGTATTGTCTTTAAGGATACGGATACGGCACTGCAGGAAAACGAAGAACTTTTCAAACAGTACTTCGGTAAAGTTATTCCAGCATCAGATAACAAATTTGCTGCATTGAACTCAGCAGTATGGTCCGGGGGATCGTTCATTTATGTTCCGAAAGGTGTTAAATCCACTACACCACTGCAGGCATATTTCCGGATTAACTCGGAAAATATGGGGCAGTTTGAACGTACCTTGATTATAGCTGACGAAGGCTCTTCCGTACACTACGTGGAAGGCTGTACAGCACCGGTTTATACAACAAACTCACTGCACAGTGCAGTTGTGGAAATCTTCGTTCACAAAGATGCGTATTGCCGTTACACAACCATTCAAAACTGGGCAAATAACGTTTATAACCTGGTTACGAAGCGAACTTCCGTTGATGCAAACGGTACAATGGAATGGATCGATGGTAATATCGGATCTAAACTGACTATGAAATATCCTGCATGTCTCCTGAAAGGTGAAGGTGCACGTGGTAATACACTGTCCATCGCTATTGCCGGAAAAGGGCAAGTTCAGGATGCCGGTGCAAAAATGCATCATCTGGCACCAAATACTTCATCAACAATTGTTTCGAAGTCGATTTCCAAGCAAGGTGGTAAAGTTAACTACCGTGGACTTGTTCACTTCGGACGTAAAGCAGATGGTGCACGCTCCAACATCGAGTGTGACACACTGATTATGGATAACGAATCAACATCTGATACAATTCCATACAACGAGATCAACAATGACAATATTTCATTGGAGCACGAAGCTAAAGTTTCCAAAGTTTCAGAAGAACAACTCTTCTACCTGATGAGCAGAGGCCTCGGCGAAGAGGAAGCAACTGAAATGATTGTAATGGGCTTTATCGAGCCATTTACAAAAGAACTTCCAATGGAATACGCAGTTGAAATGAACCGTCTGATCAAGATGGAAATGGAAGGTTCAATTGGTTAA